A DNA window from Labilithrix sp. contains the following coding sequences:
- a CDS encoding RNA polymerase subunit sigma: MAPRSAEELLPVLYDELRRLAGAQMARLRPGQTLQPTALVHEAYLKLAGERDPGWNGRGHFFGAAARAMRDVIVDHARRRSAQKRGGGAEPLRLDTDLDVADDAPPIDDVLAIDAALTALEREHPRKVELVVLRYFGGLTMEETADALAIPLRSAEREWRFARALLAEVLSLSTSGALPPTPPPQTRPSR; the protein is encoded by the coding sequence ATGGCACCTCGAAGCGCGGAGGAGCTCTTGCCCGTGCTCTACGACGAGCTCCGTCGTCTCGCGGGCGCGCAGATGGCGCGGCTGCGTCCGGGGCAGACGCTGCAGCCCACCGCGCTCGTCCACGAGGCGTACCTGAAGCTCGCCGGCGAGCGCGATCCGGGATGGAACGGACGCGGCCATTTCTTCGGCGCGGCCGCGCGGGCGATGCGCGACGTCATCGTCGATCACGCGCGCCGCCGCTCGGCGCAGAAGCGCGGCGGCGGCGCGGAGCCGCTCCGGCTCGACACCGATCTCGACGTCGCCGACGACGCGCCGCCGATCGACGACGTCCTCGCGATCGACGCAGCGCTCACCGCGCTCGAGCGCGAGCACCCGAGGAAGGTGGAGCTCGTCGTCCTCCGCTACTTCGGCGGCCTGACGATGGAGGAGACGGCCGACGCGCTCGCGATCCCGCTCCGAAGCGCGGAGCGCGAGTGGCGCTTCGCCCGCGCCCTCCTCGCGGAGGTGCTTTCTCTTTCAACGTCGGGGGCTTTGCCCCCGACACCCCCACCCCAGACACGGCCCTCGCGCTAG
- a CDS encoding serine/threonine protein kinase: MPGATLPGRTTVLPRVELGGPTPRLVVPGKPRYERTRRLGEGGIGEVHGARDNDIERDVAVKRLRPEAMSPAALLRFVEEVRTVGRLEHPNIVPIHDVGVDERGEYYFVMKYVDGETLEDVVDKLAAGDRAYHARYTFERRVQIVHALLDALAFAHERSIIHRDIKPANVMIGPHGEVMLMDWGIAKDLAAATTDLAAEEVCPHPARRGALFQTVAGQLVGTPAYMAPEQARGEPVDARSDLYSLSMLFYELLTLQHPLADKASLAAMLEGVKNEDPPFATSARSPHQPAVPAELAWLVRRGLAKDPAARFQSAGEMIDRLARRAEGQIPVQCHITLVKRVNGEWTRFVDRHPTLMTIGFGLVLLGFLAGIVMTILRLV; this comes from the coding sequence GTGCCAGGGGCGACGCTGCCGGGGCGCACGACCGTGCTGCCGCGCGTCGAGCTCGGTGGGCCGACGCCGCGGCTCGTCGTGCCGGGGAAGCCTCGGTACGAGCGGACGCGACGCCTCGGGGAGGGCGGCATCGGAGAGGTCCACGGCGCGCGCGACAACGACATCGAGCGCGACGTCGCGGTGAAGCGGCTCCGGCCCGAGGCGATGTCGCCCGCCGCGCTCCTCCGCTTCGTCGAGGAGGTCCGCACCGTCGGGCGGCTCGAGCACCCGAACATCGTGCCGATCCACGACGTCGGCGTGGACGAGCGCGGTGAGTACTACTTCGTGATGAAGTACGTCGACGGCGAGACGCTCGAGGACGTCGTCGACAAGCTCGCCGCGGGCGACCGGGCGTACCACGCGCGCTACACGTTCGAGCGGCGGGTGCAGATCGTCCACGCGCTCCTCGACGCGCTCGCGTTCGCGCACGAGCGGAGCATCATCCATCGCGACATCAAGCCCGCCAACGTGATGATCGGCCCGCACGGCGAGGTCATGCTGATGGACTGGGGGATCGCGAAGGACCTCGCCGCGGCGACGACCGACCTCGCCGCCGAGGAGGTCTGCCCGCACCCCGCGCGGAGGGGCGCGCTCTTCCAGACCGTCGCCGGACAGCTCGTCGGGACGCCGGCGTACATGGCGCCGGAGCAGGCGCGCGGAGAGCCGGTCGACGCGCGCTCCGACCTCTACTCGCTCTCGATGCTCTTCTACGAGCTCCTCACGCTGCAGCACCCGCTCGCGGACAAGGCCTCGCTCGCGGCGATGCTCGAGGGCGTGAAGAACGAGGACCCGCCGTTCGCGACGTCGGCGCGAAGCCCGCATCAACCGGCCGTCCCCGCCGAGCTCGCGTGGCTCGTGCGGCGAGGCCTCGCGAAGGATCCCGCCGCGCGGTTCCAGAGCGCGGGCGAGATGATCGATCGGCTCGCCCGCCGCGCCGAAGGCCAGATCCCGGTCCAGTGCCACATCACGTTGGTGAAGCGCGTGAACGGCGAGTGGACGCGCTTCGTCGATCGCCACCCCACCCTCATGACGATCGGCTTCGGCCTCGTCCTCCTCGGCTTCCTCGCCGGCATCGTCATGACCATCCTCCGCCTCGTCTGA